The window CGACCTGGATGGCCGATCGGACGACGTCGTGCGGCCGCTGCGGGTCGGCCAGGAACACGGCCAGCGCCGCCGGCACGGACTCGACGGCCGCGACCCCGTTGCCGACCGCCTCGGCGATCTGCCCTGGCGTCGCCCGCCGCCGGGCCAGTACCCGCACGATGGACAACGCGGACCGGAACTGCGGTGTCCGCAGCCGCGTGGCGACCGCGGCGAGGAACAGGTCGGTATCGATCGGCGTGTCCTGGCGCGATCTGGCCGCAACCGCGACCGCCACCGCCTGCGCGACGGCACCGTCCTGGGCCAACGGATGAGCGTGCGTGATCTGGGCGGACCGCCGGGCTCGACGCGCCACCTCGGCCAGTGGCAGACCCGGCAGCAGCCCGACCGGGGCCACCCGCATCGCTGCACCGTTACCGTAGGAGCCGGTGCCGCCGAAAGCCTCCTGAGACGTCGCCACCCAGGACTCGCCGGCGACGATACGGGCAAACTGCGCGGCCACCCCGGCGCCATACCCGAGATCGGGACCGGCGGCCCACTCGGCCGCGAACGCCGAAGCCAACTCGTCCTGGTCGACGTCCCCACCACGGCGCACCAGGTGTTCGGCCAGCGCCAGGGTCAACGCGGTGTCGTCGGTCCACCGCAGCGGGGGCGGCGTCTCCAGCAGATGATCCACTGCGGCCACGTCCACCGCGGCCAGGCCCTCGAACGGAGCGCCCAACGCGTCGGCGCAGGCGGCGAGAAGGACCGCGCCCCGGACCCGCAGCAACCAAGGGTCCGGCCCGACGGCGGACGGATCCGCCCCACCGGTCGGTGTCACTCGCGACACCGACCTCTCCTTCCGATACGCCACCACACCATCCTACCCTCACGCAAAGGTAGAGT is drawn from Micromonospora sp. Llam0 and contains these coding sequences:
- a CDS encoding ADP-ribosylglycohydrolase family protein → MSRVTPTGGADPSAVGPDPWLLRVRGAVLLAACADALGAPFEGLAAVDVAAVDHLLETPPPLRWTDDTALTLALAEHLVRRGGDVDQDELASAFAAEWAAGPDLGYGAGVAAQFARIVAGESWVATSQEAFGGTGSYGNGAAMRVAPVGLLPGLPLAEVARRARRSAQITHAHPLAQDGAVAQAVAVAVAARSRQDTPIDTDLFLAAVATRLRTPQFRSALSIVRVLARRRATPGQIAEAVGNGVAAVESVPAALAVFLADPQRPHDVVRSAIQVGGDTDTIAAMAAAMCGARCGEQGLPVLWGLRLADTRRLWQVSSALAAVDSDRSGGRRPSTRTDQH